CGACCGTCCGCATCGATCGCCGCGACATCGGCACCAAGGCGGCGCAATCGATTTTAAAAAAAATCGCCGGCAACGAGGATGTGGGCGCCATGATCAATGTCGATTTCCACATCGTCGCGCGGGGAACTGCCTGACATGCGGCCTCAAGCTCGCTTGCCGAACTCCGCCGTTCCCCTTGTCCAATGATGCGACTGCTCGGAAAGCGTGATCCCCAGTCCCGGACGGGCCGGTACAGCCATGCGGCCGTCCTTGATCTCCAGCCGCTCGTTGAACAGCGGATCGAGCCAGTCGAAATGTTCGACCCAAGATTCAAGTTCGTAAGCTGCCGCCAGGTGCAAATGGATTTCCATGGCAAAATGCGGCGCCAGTTGCACCTTTTTCGCTTCCGCCAGCGCACAAATCTTCAGGAATTGGGTAATGCCGCCTACCCGTGGCGCGTCCGGCTGGATGAAATCAACGGAATTGTTCTGGATAAGAGATGCATGTTCAAGAACGCTTGCCAGCATTTCGCCGGTCGCGATCGGCGTGTCCAACTGCGCCGCAAGCGCCGCATGCCCTTCGACATCATATGCGTCGAGCGGCTCCTCGATCCAGGTAAGGTTATAAGGCTCCATCAGGCGGCCGAAACGCACGGCGCTCGGCCGGTCCCATTGCTGGTTTGCATCGACCATCATGGCTGCCCGGCCACCGATGCGGTCGTGAACTGCCGCCACTCGCTTCAGGTCGATATTCATGTCCGGCTGACCGACCTTGATCTTGACGCCGCCGATGCCGGCCGCGATCGACTGCTCGACGTTTTCGAGAACCTCTTCGATCGGAGAAGAAAGGAACCCGCCGGACGTGTTGTAGCATCTGACGGAATCACGGTGTGCGCCCAGCAGCTTTGCGAGCGGCAGACCCGCGCGCTTGGCTTTGAGATCCCACAACGCCACATCGAAAGCAGCGATCGCTTGAATGGCAA
This genomic window from Neorhizobium galegae contains:
- a CDS encoding L-talarate/galactarate dehydratase — translated: MDTHSTTGSTQQIGGGDSIAWIKLSSIFLPLKTPISDAKVLTGRQKPLTEVAFLFAEIETQRGHSGIGFSYSKRAGGPGQYEHAKEIAEVLIGEDPNDIGKLWNKLCWAGASVGRSGLAIQAIAAFDVALWDLKAKRAGLPLAKLLGAHRDSVRCYNTSGGFLSSPIEEVLENVEQSIAAGIGGVKIKVGQPDMNIDLKRVAAVHDRIGGRAAMMVDANQQWDRPSAVRFGRLMEPYNLTWIEEPLDAYDVEGHAALAAQLDTPIATGEMLASVLEHASLIQNNSVDFIQPDAPRVGGITQFLKICALAEAKKVQLAPHFAMEIHLHLAAAYELESWVEHFDWLDPLFNERLEIKDGRMAVPARPGLGITLSEQSHHWTRGTAEFGKRA